One window of the Cydia splendana chromosome 18, ilCydSple1.2, whole genome shotgun sequence genome contains the following:
- the LOC134799551 gene encoding uncharacterized protein LOC134799551 isoform X3: MSSKSFTTGSMRSTGGSVRLGAGAGAGHELVLDALYERKRDKKSMRVLTVIIYVFCVSLAAIMLSLYYVFFWEPSKDAQYAQRKEEAVAQ; the protein is encoded by the exons ATGTCGAGCAAGTCGTTCACCACGGGGAGCATGCGGTCGACCGGGGGGTCTGTGCGgctcggcgcgggcgcgggcgccggcCACGAGCTCGTGCTCGACGCGCTCTACGAACGCAAGCGCGACAAGAAGAGCATGCGTGTGCTCACCGTCATCATCTACGTGTTCTGCGTCTCGCTCGCCGCCATCATGCTCTCCCTCTACTACGTGTTCTTCTGGGAGCCCAGCAAGGACGCGCAGTACGCGCAGCGCAAG GAAGAGGCGGTGGCGCAGTAG
- the LOC134799551 gene encoding uncharacterized protein LOC134799551 isoform X1, producing MSSKSFTTGSMRSTGGSVRLGAGAGAGHELVLDALYERKRDKKSMRVLTVIIYVFCVSLAAIMLSLYYVFFWEPSKDAQYAQRKVSHTVDQTSTTPMPTCLMPHTGRGGGAVDETLNSTAVTPTADIATETTLDPSSSVSSSEPLLSTESFSLSENKTNGVRADNSSVT from the exons ATGTCGAGCAAGTCGTTCACCACGGGGAGCATGCGGTCGACCGGGGGGTCTGTGCGgctcggcgcgggcgcgggcgccggcCACGAGCTCGTGCTCGACGCGCTCTACGAACGCAAGCGCGACAAGAAGAGCATGCGTGTGCTCACCGTCATCATCTACGTGTTCTGCGTCTCGCTCGCCGCCATCATGCTCTCCCTCTACTACGTGTTCTTCTGGGAGCCCAGCAAGGACGCGCAGTACGCGCAGCGCAAGGTGTCTCACACTGTAGACCAGACCAGCACTACACCAATGCCCACATGCTTAATGCCCCACACCG GAAGAGGCGGTGGCGCAGTAGACGAAACCTTGAACTCGACAGCAGTAACTCCAACAGCTGACATCGCGACCGAGACAACGCTAGACCCTAGTTCCTCAGTATCAAGCTCGGAGCCGCTCCTATCCACTGAGTCCTTTAGTCTCTCGGAAAACAAGACGAACGGCGTTCGCGCTGACAACTCTAGCGTCACATGA